A window of Conger conger chromosome 13, fConCon1.1, whole genome shotgun sequence contains these coding sequences:
- the esamb gene encoding endothelial cell-selective adhesion molecule, translating to MEMLTSWKLSALLSLMLIWAFTGDSQQVEIPRKEMEVIQGRTVVLQAWYTPTSEIEKNTIIWNFMANDSKQVISYTSGLIGLGSPEFRKRVGFSLSMPSTNLSIFINSTQESDSGRYLCNVIIPGAPGLSGELRLSVKVPPSVPVCEMAGKPVLKGNVTLSCRSNSGKPTPQYKWTKSAPVSEVFFSPMQNEKLGTLRLSNLTRNMSGKYVCRASNTAGSESCYINLEVSTSTNAGVIAGATVGSVVGLVAIVLFLVFILRRRRKDTEEDLSNDIKEDAQAPKRVSWAKSGTGSDIISKNGTLSSIPPPRDLHHHHHLHQQEEQPQHNHFHPHHPASDTASITTATGSTTTGFHLQPAQPNPLLGLPGYNGPRSTSRGSLSPNNSSLHRTEGPQAHRHKVPIPVGVTASNLSRMGAVPVMVPAQNQAGSLV from the exons GTGATTCCCAACAGGTGGAGATCCCTCGCAAGGAAATGGAGGTGATCCAGGGGCGGACGGTGGTTCTGCAGGCCTGGTACACCCCCACCTCCGAAATTGAGAAGAACACCATCATCTGGAACTTCATGGCTAACGACTCCAAGCAG GTGATATCGTACACGTCGGGCCTGATCGGACTGGGCAGTCCCGAGTTCAGGAAGCGAGTGGGCTTCTCGCTCTCCATGCCCTCCACCAACCTGTCCATCTTCATCAACAGCACGCAGGAGTCTGACTCCGGCCGCTACCTCTGCAACGTCATCATCCCGGGAGCGCCCGGACTGTCCGGGGAACTGCGACTCAGCGTGAAGG TTCCGCCGTCGGTCCCCGTGTGTGAGATGGCGGGAAAGCCGGTCCTTAAAGGGAACGTGACGCTCAGCTGCCGGTCCAACTCCGGCAAACCCACTCCTCAGTACAAGTGGACCAAGAGTGCGCCCGTGTCTGAGGTGTTCTTCTCCCCCATGCAGA ATGAGAAGCTGGGTACCTTGCGTCTCAGTAACCTCACAAGGAACATGTCGGGGAAGTATGTCTGCCGGGCCAGCAACACAGCTGGCTCAGAGAGCTGCTACATCAACCTGGAGGTCTCCACAT CCACCAACGCTGGCGTGATCGCCGGGGCAACAGTGGGCTCTGTGGTGGGCCTCGTGGCCATCGTGCTTTTCCTGGTCTTCatcctgaggaggaggaggaaggacacGGAGGAGGACTTGTCCAACGACATCAA agaggaCGCACAAGCTCCCAAACGGGTATCATGGGCGAAGAGCGGCACAGGCTCCGACATCATCTCCAAAAATGGCACCCTGTCCTCCATCCCACCTCCACGggacctccaccaccaccaccacctccaccagcagGAGGAGCAACCGCAACACAACCActtccacccccaccacccggCCTCCGACACCGCCTCCATCACCACGGCGACGGGGAGCACCACCACGGGCTTCCACCTCCAGCCGGCCCAGCCCAACCCCCTGCTGGGACTCCCCGGGTACAACGGCCCCCGCTCCACGTCGCGGGGGTCCCTCAGCCCCAACAACAGCAGCCTTCACAGGACCGAGGGGCCCCAGGCCCACCGGCACAAGGTCCCCATTCCCGTCGGGGTCACCGCGTCCAATCTGTCCCGTATGGGGGCGGTGCCCGTCATGGTGCCCGCCCAGAACCAGGCCGGCTCTCTGGTGTAG